From Amycolatopsis sp. YIM 10, the proteins below share one genomic window:
- a CDS encoding ABC transporter ATP-binding protein — MSTEATTTSGSVLSISDLHITFSTDDGIVQAVKGIGFDVAPGEIVAVVGESGSGKSVTSMSVLGLLPKTTKIAGERRLEQTDLGGLKDAELRKVRGNEIAMIFQEPMSALNPVYTIGWQIREALRTHQDLSKAAADARAIELLEMVGIPNPPVRFKQYPHQLSGGLRQRVVIAMAIACDPKVIIADEPTTALDVTVQAEILGLLRKLRDTLNTAIVLITHDMGVVADLADRVVVMYQGEIVESAPVRELFASPKEEYTRKLLAAVPVLGQRPEGRRLLETESLEVATEEIRLADEELEAQIEETAYALEIKNLVLEYPGRRGQQKNRAVDDVSLHISKGEILGLVGESGSGKSTVGRCAIRLLDPTEGQVFIAGRDITKLTAKELRPLRRYFSIVFQDPASTLDPKMTIGESIAEPLVLHKVVEGKALNNRVETLLDNVELGGHYRNRYPHELSGGQRQRVSIARALALDPQLLIADEPTSALDVSVQARVLDLFLDLQQSLQFACLFISHDLAVVDLLADRVAVMQHGKLIEVGTRDQVLHSPQEDYTRRLLSAAPVADPILQAERRKAWEAGKLAPVAD, encoded by the coding sequence GTGAGCACAGAAGCAACAACGACCTCGGGTTCCGTGCTGTCCATCTCGGACCTGCACATCACGTTCTCCACCGACGACGGCATCGTCCAGGCCGTCAAGGGGATCGGGTTCGACGTGGCGCCCGGTGAGATCGTCGCGGTGGTCGGTGAGTCCGGTTCCGGCAAGTCCGTGACCTCGATGTCGGTGCTCGGCCTGCTGCCGAAGACCACCAAGATCGCCGGCGAGCGCCGCCTGGAGCAGACCGATCTGGGCGGGCTGAAGGACGCCGAACTGCGCAAGGTCCGCGGCAACGAGATCGCGATGATCTTCCAGGAGCCGATGAGCGCGCTGAACCCGGTCTACACGATCGGCTGGCAGATCCGCGAGGCGCTGCGCACCCACCAGGACCTGTCGAAGGCCGCCGCCGACGCCCGCGCCATCGAGCTGCTGGAGATGGTCGGCATCCCGAACCCGCCGGTCAGGTTCAAGCAGTACCCGCACCAGCTCTCCGGCGGGCTGCGCCAGCGCGTGGTGATCGCCATGGCGATCGCCTGCGACCCGAAGGTGATCATCGCCGACGAGCCGACCACCGCGCTCGACGTGACCGTGCAGGCGGAGATCCTCGGCCTGCTCCGCAAGCTGCGGGACACGCTGAACACCGCGATCGTGCTGATCACGCACGACATGGGCGTGGTGGCCGACCTGGCCGACCGCGTGGTGGTGATGTACCAGGGCGAGATCGTGGAGAGCGCGCCGGTGCGCGAGCTGTTCGCGTCGCCGAAGGAGGAGTACACCCGCAAGCTGCTGGCCGCGGTGCCGGTGCTGGGCCAGCGCCCCGAGGGCAGGCGGCTGCTGGAGACCGAGTCGCTCGAGGTCGCCACCGAAGAGATCCGGCTGGCCGACGAAGAGCTGGAAGCGCAGATCGAAGAGACCGCGTACGCGCTCGAGATCAAGAACCTGGTGCTGGAGTACCCGGGCCGTCGCGGGCAGCAGAAGAACCGCGCGGTCGACGACGTCTCGCTGCACATCAGCAAGGGCGAGATCCTCGGCCTGGTCGGTGAGTCCGGTTCGGGCAAGTCGACCGTCGGCCGCTGCGCGATCCGCCTGCTCGACCCCACCGAGGGTCAGGTGTTCATCGCCGGGCGCGACATCACCAAGCTCACCGCCAAGGAACTGCGCCCGCTGCGCCGCTACTTCTCCATCGTGTTCCAGGACCCGGCGTCTACTTTGGACCCGAAGATGACCATCGGCGAGTCCATCGCCGAGCCGCTGGTGCTGCACAAGGTGGTCGAGGGCAAGGCGCTCAACAACCGGGTGGAGACCCTGCTGGACAACGTGGAGCTGGGCGGGCACTACCGCAACCGGTACCCGCACGAGCTTTCCGGCGGGCAGCGTCAGCGCGTCTCGATCGCGCGTGCGCTCGCGCTGGACCCGCAGCTGCTGATCGCCGACGAGCCGACCTCGGCGCTGGACGTGTCGGTGCAGGCGCGGGTGCTGGACCTGTTCCTCGACCTGCAGCAGAGCCTGCAGTTCGCCTGCCTGTTCATCAGCCACGACCTGGCCGTGGTCGACCTGCTGGCGGACCGGGTGGCGGTGATGCAGCACGGGAAGCTGATCGAGGTCGGCACGCGGGACCAGGTGCTGCACTCGCCGCAGGAGGACTACACCCGCCGCCTGCTCTCGGCGGCGCCCGTCGCCGACCCGATCCTGCAGGCCGAGCGGCGCAAGGCGTGGGAAGCGGGCAAGCTCGCCCCGGTCGCCGACTGA
- a CDS encoding ABC transporter permease, with protein sequence MNLVVYVLRRIAISIPILLIATFLCFLMVAGAGDPLGELRGNPNVSREAVDELARQLGLDQGLVPRYFDWLGSFLTGDWGVSIAQGQGLQPVFPKVMSAFEVTARLVIGTELLAVVLGVTVGVIAAVKQYSIVDYLATTVAFLLFSMPIFCVAIVLKQYAIEINVLIRDLGWDEWLGNPWLRTTSPENLQADGLFDFATKYVGAFLLPTLSIMAISFAAYSRFQRASMLETLNADYVRTARAKGLSSSRVIFRHAFRNALIPVTTLFSVNFAGVLTGAIITERVFNWNGMGSVLVEAVDRNDPNVLMGWLVLVATMVVVANLIADLMYGILDPRIRVG encoded by the coding sequence TTGAACCTGGTTGTGTACGTACTACGTCGTATCGCGATCTCCATTCCCATTCTGTTGATCGCCACTTTCCTGTGTTTCCTGATGGTCGCCGGGGCAGGCGACCCGCTCGGGGAACTGCGCGGGAACCCGAACGTCAGCCGCGAGGCGGTCGACGAGCTGGCTCGCCAGCTCGGCCTGGACCAGGGCCTGGTGCCCCGGTACTTCGACTGGCTCGGCAGCTTCCTGACCGGTGACTGGGGTGTGTCTATCGCCCAGGGTCAGGGCCTGCAACCGGTTTTCCCGAAGGTGATGAGCGCCTTCGAGGTGACCGCCCGGCTGGTCATCGGTACCGAGCTCCTCGCGGTGGTCCTCGGCGTGACCGTCGGCGTGATCGCCGCGGTCAAGCAGTACTCCATCGTCGACTACCTGGCGACCACGGTGGCCTTCCTGCTGTTCTCGATGCCGATCTTCTGCGTCGCCATCGTGCTCAAGCAGTACGCCATCGAGATCAACGTGCTGATCCGCGACCTCGGGTGGGACGAATGGCTGGGCAATCCCTGGCTCCGCACCACCAGTCCGGAGAACCTGCAGGCGGACGGTCTGTTCGACTTCGCCACCAAGTACGTCGGCGCGTTCCTGCTGCCGACCCTGTCGATCATGGCGATCAGCTTCGCGGCCTACAGCCGCTTCCAGCGCGCTTCGATGCTGGAGACGCTGAACGCGGACTACGTGCGGACCGCGCGGGCGAAGGGCCTGTCCTCGTCCCGGGTGATCTTCCGGCACGCCTTCCGCAACGCGCTGATCCCGGTGACCACGCTGTTCTCGGTCAACTTCGCCGGTGTGCTCACCGGGGCGATCATCACCGAGCGGGTGTTCAACTGGAACGGCATGGGCTCGGTGCTGGTCGAAGCCGTCGACCGGAACGACCCGAACGTGCTGATGGGCTGGCTCGTACTGGTCGCCACGATGGTGGTGGTCGCCAATCTGATCGCCGACCTGATGTACGGCATCCTGGACCCGAGGATTCGCGTTGGCTGA
- the mshB gene encoding N-acetyl-1-D-myo-inositol-2-amino-2-deoxy-alpha-D-glucopyranoside deacetylase — MISPEPRRLLLVHAHPDDETLTTGGTIARYAADGVDVTVVTCTLGEEGEIIPPELAQLGSWAGDQLGGYRSGELAAACEALGVTRHHYLGGIGHWRDSGMAGTPSAEHPRAFVRGLIEEQAGQLRTLLDELRPQVVVSYDDFGGYGHPDHIRAHEVTMAAVAGAESVVRVFHTVSSAGDTSRGLALLRERKDLEFQVPADSELPATPDEVITTRVDVSGHLAAKVAALRAHATQVHVGDGLFALSNNLAQPLATTECFVLAAGDGTGAATDLFGGWD; from the coding sequence GTGATCTCGCCAGAACCCCGCAGGTTGCTGCTGGTCCATGCCCATCCCGACGACGAGACGCTGACCACCGGGGGCACCATCGCCCGGTACGCGGCCGATGGCGTCGACGTGACCGTGGTCACCTGCACCCTGGGGGAGGAAGGGGAGATCATCCCGCCCGAACTGGCCCAGCTCGGCTCGTGGGCGGGTGATCAGCTCGGCGGTTACCGCAGCGGCGAGCTGGCCGCCGCGTGCGAGGCGCTGGGCGTCACCCGGCACCACTACCTAGGCGGCATCGGGCACTGGCGCGACTCGGGCATGGCAGGCACGCCGTCGGCCGAGCACCCGCGTGCCTTCGTGCGCGGGCTGATCGAGGAGCAGGCCGGTCAGTTGCGCACCCTGCTCGACGAGCTGCGCCCGCAGGTGGTGGTCAGCTACGACGACTTCGGCGGTTACGGCCACCCCGACCACATCCGCGCGCACGAGGTGACCATGGCCGCCGTGGCCGGTGCCGAATCCGTGGTGCGCGTGTTCCACACGGTGTCCTCGGCCGGTGACACGTCGCGCGGTCTCGCGTTGCTTCGGGAGCGCAAGGACCTGGAGTTCCAGGTGCCCGCCGACAGTGAACTGCCCGCCACCCCGGACGAGGTGATCACCACCAGGGTGGACGTTTCCGGGCACCTGGCCGCGAAGGTGGCGGCACTGCGGGCACACGCCACGCAGGTGCACGTCGGTGACGGGCTGTTCGCGCTGTCCAACAACCTCGCCCAGCCGCTGGCCACCACCGAGTGCTTCGTGCTGGCCGCCGGTGACGGCACCGGCGCGGCGACCGACCTGTTCGGGGGCTGGGACTGA
- a CDS encoding ABC transporter permease — protein sequence MNSLLTGAQTDAPTMADGAMPPSSTPEPTSQGKLVLRKFLRHKAAMISSAVLLLLVLITVIMPIFWPYGYEETVGGFLAPSGDHPLGTTQVGKDMVSQVLRGTQYSLLIALTVSVVSTTLGVLIGASAGYLRGFTDSAASRLTDLFLIVPQIAAAAILVKVAGGGSWYVVAMVLAAFGWMPIARIVRAEAMSLSQREFVEASRAAGAGTGRIIFKHLVPNMVGSITVNATLAVAQAVLAEAALSFIGLGVQLPDTSLGRVILENYAQLQGRPWLFFGPFVVLVLISLTINFIGDGLRDAFDPRQRRQKA from the coding sequence ATGAACTCGCTCCTGACCGGAGCACAGACGGACGCGCCGACCATGGCGGACGGCGCCATGCCGCCGTCGTCCACGCCGGAGCCGACCAGCCAGGGCAAACTGGTCCTGCGGAAGTTCCTGCGGCACAAGGCCGCGATGATCTCCAGCGCGGTGCTGCTGTTGCTGGTGCTGATCACGGTGATCATGCCGATCTTCTGGCCGTACGGCTACGAGGAGACCGTCGGCGGCTTCCTGGCGCCGAGCGGGGACCACCCGCTCGGCACCACGCAGGTCGGCAAGGACATGGTCTCGCAGGTGCTGCGGGGTACCCAGTACTCGCTGCTGATCGCGCTCACCGTGTCGGTGGTCTCGACCACGCTGGGCGTGCTGATCGGTGCCAGCGCGGGTTATCTGCGCGGGTTCACCGACTCGGCGGCCTCGCGGCTGACCGACCTGTTCCTGATCGTGCCGCAGATCGCCGCGGCGGCCATCCTGGTCAAGGTGGCCGGCGGCGGGTCCTGGTACGTGGTGGCGATGGTGCTGGCGGCGTTCGGCTGGATGCCGATCGCCAGGATCGTGCGCGCCGAGGCGATGTCGCTGTCGCAGCGGGAGTTCGTCGAGGCGTCACGGGCGGCCGGTGCCGGTACCGGGCGGATCATCTTCAAGCACCTGGTGCCGAACATGGTCGGCAGCATCACGGTGAACGCGACCCTCGCGGTCGCGCAGGCCGTGCTGGCCGAGGCGGCGCTGTCGTTCATCGGCCTCGGTGTGCAGCTGCCGGACACCTCGCTCGGCCGCGTCATCCTGGAGAACTACGCGCAGCTGCAGGGCAGGCCGTGGTTGTTCTTCGGCCCGTTCGTGGTGCTGGTGCTGATCTCGCTCACCATCAACTTCATCGGCGACGGGCTGCGGGACGCGTTCGACCCGCGGCAGCGCCGTCAGAAGGCGTAG